One genomic segment of Macaca fascicularis isolate 582-1 chromosome 19, T2T-MFA8v1.1 includes these proteins:
- the ARHGAP33 gene encoding rho GTPase-activating protein 33 isoform X7, which yields MPTEPTTPKTPASPVERRKGERGEKQRKPGGSSWKTFFALGRGPSVPRKKPLPWLGGTRAPPQPSGGRPDTVTLRSAKSEESLSSQASGAGLQRLHRLRRPHSSSDAFPVGPAPAGSCESLSSSSSSESSSSESSSSSSESSAAGLGALSGSPSHRTSAWLDDGDELDFSPPRCLEGLRGLDFDPLTFRCSSPTPGDPAPPASPAPPAPASAFPPRVTPQAISPRGPTSPASPAALDISEPLAVSVPPAVLELLGAGGAPASATPTPALSPGRSLRPHLIPLLLRGAEAPLTDACQQEMYSKLRGAQGPLGPDMESPLPPPPLSLLRPGGAPPPPPKNPARLMALALAERAQQVAEQQSQQECGGTPPAPRSPFRRSLSLEVGGEPPGTSGSGPPPNSLAHPSVWVPGPPSYLPRQQSDGSLLRSQRPMGTSRRGLRGPAQVSAQLKAGGGGRDAPEAAAQSPCSVPSQVPTPGFFSPAPRECLPPFLGVPKPGLYPLGPPSFQPSSPAPVWRSSLGPPAPLDRGENLYYEIGAGEGSPYSGPTRSWSPFRSMPPDRLNASYGMLGQSPPLHRSPDLVLSYPPAPSCFPPDHLGYSGPQHPARRPTPPEPLYVNLALGPRGPSPASSSSSSPPAHPRSRSDPGPPVPRLPQKQRAPWGPRTPHRVPGPWGPPEPLLLYRAAPPAYGRGGELHRGSLYRNGGQRGEGAGPPPPYPTPSWSLHSEGQTRSYC from the exons ATGCCCACAGAGCCCACAACTCCCAAGACCCCCGCCTCACCTGTGGAAAG gaggaaaggggagagaggggagaaacAGCGGAAGCCAGGGGGCAGCAGCTGGAAGACGTTCTTTGCACTGGGCCGGGGCCCCAGTGTCCCTCGAAAGAAGCCCCTGCCCTGGCTGGGGGGCACCCGCGCCCCACCGCAGCCTTCAG GCGGCAGACCCGACACCGTCACACTGAGATCTGCCAAGAGCGAGGAGTCTCTGTCATCGCAGGCCAGCGGGGCTG GCCTCCAGAGGCTGCACAGGCTGCGGCGACCCCACTCCAGCAGCGACGCTTTCCCCGTGGGCCCAGCACCTGCTGGCTCCTGCGAGAGCCtgtcctcgtcctcctcctctgAGTCCTCCTCCTCGGAGTCCTCCTCTTCATCCTCTGAGTCCTCAGCAGCTGGGCTGGGGGCACTCTCTGGGTCCCCCTCACACCGTACCTCAGCCTGGCTAGATGATGGTGATGAGCTGGACTTCAGCCCACCCCGCTGCCTGGAGGGACTCCGGGGGCTGGACTTTGATCCCTTAACCTTCCGCTGCAGCAGCCCCACCCCAGGGGATCCCGCACCTCCCGCCAGCCCAGCACCCCccgcccctgcctctgccttcccacCCAGGGTGACCCCCCAGGCCATCTCGCCCCGAGGGCCTACCAGCCCTGCCTCGCCCGCTGCCCTGGACATCTCAGAGCCCCTGGCTGTATCAGTGCCACCCGCTGTCCTAGaactgctgggggctgggggagcacctgcctcagccaccccaacACCAGCTCTCAGCCCTGGCCGGAGCCTGCGCCCCCATCTCATACCCCTGCTGCTGCGTGGAGCCGAGGCCCCGCTGACTGATGCCTGCCAGCAGGAGATGTACAGCAAGCTCCGGGGAGCTCAGGGCCCACTGG GTCCTGATATGGAGTCACCATTGCCaccccctcccctgtctctcctGCGCCCTGGGGGtgccccacccccgccccccaagAACCCAGCGCGCctcatggccctggccctggctgaGCGGGCTCAGCAGGTGGCCGAGCAACAGAGCCAGCAGGAGTGTGGGGGCACCCCACCTGCTCCCCGATCCCCCTTCCGCCGGTCGCTGTCtctggaggtgggtggggagcCCCCGGGGACCTCAGGGAGTGGGCCACCTCCCAACTCCCTAGCCCATCCGAGTGTCTGGGTCCCGGGACCCCCATCCTACTTACCAAGGCAACAAAGTGATGGGAGCCTGCTGAGGAGCCAGCGGCCCATGGGGACCTCAAGGAGGGGACTCCGAGGCCCTGCCCAGGTCAGTGCCCAGCTCAAGGCAGGTGGGGGGGGCAGGGATGCGCCAGAGGCAGCAGCCCAGTCCCCATGTTCTGTCCCCTCACAGGTTCCTACCCCCGGCTtcttctccccagcccccagggaGTGCCTGCCACCCTTCCTCGGGGTCCCCAAGCCAGGCTTGTACCCCCTGGGCCCCCCATCCTTCCAGCCCAGTTCCCCAGCCCCGGTCTGGAGGAGCTCCCTGGGCCCCCCTGCACCACTCGACAGGGGAGAGAACCTGTACTATGAGATCGGGGCAGGTGAGGGGTCCCCCTATTCTGGCCCTACCCGCTCCTGGAGTCCCTTTCGCTCCATGCCCCCCGACAGGCTCAATGCCTCCTATGGCATGCTTGGCCAATCGCCCCCACTCCACAGGTCCCCCGACTTAGTGCTCAGCTACCCGCCAGCCCCTTCCTGCTTTCCCCCTGACCACCTTGGCTACTCAGGCCCCCAGCACCCTGCTCGGCGCCCCACACCGCCTGAGCCCCTCTACGTCAACCTAGCCCTAGGGCCCAGAGGTCCCtcacctgcctcttcctcctcctcttcccctcctgcccacccccGAAGCCGTTCAGATCCCGGTCCCCCAGTCCCCCGCCTTCCCCAGAAACAACGGGCACCCTGGGGCCCCCGTACCCCTCATAGGGTGCCGGGTCCCTGGGGCCCCCCTGAGCCTCTCCTGCTCTACAGGGCAGCCCCGCCAGCCTATGGAAGGGGGGGCGAGCTCCACCGAGGGTCCTTGTACAGAAATGGAGGGCAAAGAGGGGAGGGGGCTGGTCCCCCACCCCCTTACCCCACTCCCAGCTGGTCCCTCCACTCTGAGGGCCAGACCCGAAGCTACTGCTGA